In Herpetosiphonaceae bacterium, a single window of DNA contains:
- a CDS encoding (2Fe-2S) ferredoxin domain-containing protein produces the protein MGKKEKKLKKARASLAAVAEAAPKPKKLEGSDKKLKNTVRTYVQHILVCTDSKSKACKKGGPDVLKAFEKAIKARKLGRQVIVTEIGHVGGCSLGPNVIVYPEGVWYGRVEPEDVDEIIEEHILEGRVVPRLLRGQRMDDPCGGCILTKPLVVAAQQANEALN, from the coding sequence ATGGGCAAGAAGGAGAAGAAGCTCAAAAAGGCCAGGGCGTCGCTCGCTGCTGTTGCCGAGGCTGCACCCAAGCCGAAGAAGCTTGAGGGCAGCGATAAGAAGCTCAAAAACACCGTGCGCACGTATGTGCAGCATATTCTGGTCTGCACCGACTCGAAGAGCAAGGCGTGTAAAAAGGGCGGCCCCGACGTGCTCAAGGCGTTTGAAAAAGCGATCAAGGCGCGCAAGCTTGGCAGGCAGGTGATAGTGACGGAGATCGGGCATGTCGGCGGCTGTAGCCTGGGTCCCAATGTGATCGTTTATCCTGAGGGCGTCTGGTACGGTCGCGTCGAGCCCGAAGATGTCGACGAGATTATCGAGGAGCATATTCTCGAAGGCCGCGTTGTGCCGCGGCTGCTGCGCGGTCAGCGCATGGACGATCCCTGCGGCGGCTGCATCCTGACGAAGCCGCTGGTCGTCGCGGCCCAGCAGGCGAACGAAGCGCTGAATTAG
- a CDS encoding ABC transporter ATP-binding protein translates to MAIIQLDQISKHYDTQAHPAVDNLSLKVGDGELLVLLGPSGCGKTTTLRMIAGFERPERGTIRIGDELVAGERAWVPPERRGVGIVFQDYALFPHLTVAQNVAFGVLRLSRREREQRVASALATVDLSEYAARYPHELSGGQQQRVALARAMAPQPRLLLLDEPFSNLDLELRVALRYEVRAIVRRAGITTVLVTHDQSEAFALADRIAVMHRGRLHQLADPETLYRRPASRFVAGFVGRAQFLSGSVDDDHVTTELGTFRLHRAMPQGAAADVLLRPDDLHIYPDRDGSGLVVGREFGGATVRYAVRLPSSRIIDVIQPSVHLVPLDSAVRIEVLPREPVVFPAQE, encoded by the coding sequence ATGGCGATTATTCAGCTCGATCAGATCAGCAAACACTACGATACACAGGCGCATCCCGCCGTCGATAACCTTTCGCTGAAGGTTGGCGACGGCGAATTGCTTGTGCTGCTCGGACCTTCCGGCTGCGGCAAGACGACGACGCTGCGGATGATCGCGGGCTTCGAGCGGCCTGAGCGCGGAACGATCCGCATCGGCGATGAGCTGGTCGCTGGTGAGCGGGCCTGGGTGCCGCCGGAGCGCCGAGGTGTCGGGATCGTGTTCCAAGATTACGCGCTCTTTCCGCATCTGACCGTCGCGCAAAACGTCGCGTTCGGCGTGCTGCGGCTCAGCCGACGCGAGCGCGAGCAGCGGGTCGCGTCGGCGCTGGCAACGGTCGATCTCAGCGAGTACGCGGCGCGGTATCCCCATGAGCTGTCGGGAGGGCAGCAGCAGCGCGTCGCGCTGGCCCGCGCGATGGCTCCTCAGCCACGGCTGCTGCTGCTGGACGAGCCGTTCTCGAATCTCGATCTGGAGCTACGAGTAGCGCTGCGCTACGAGGTCCGCGCGATTGTGCGCCGCGCAGGGATCACTACGGTGCTCGTGACTCACGATCAGAGCGAAGCCTTTGCCCTCGCCGATCGCATCGCCGTGATGCACCGGGGGCGGCTGCACCAGCTTGCCGATCCCGAAACGCTCTATCGCCGCCCGGCCAGCCGCTTTGTCGCCGGTTTTGTGGGCCGCGCCCAATTCTTGAGCGGCAGCGTCGACGACGATCATGTCACAACCGAGCTTGGCACGTTTCGGCTCCACAGAGCTATGCCGCAGGGAGCCGCCGCCGATGTGTTGCTGCGTCCTGATGATCTGCATATCTACCCCGATCGCGATGGCAGCGGCCTGGTGGTCGGGCGTGAGTTCGGCGGCGCGACCGTGCGCTACGCGGTGCGGCTGCCATCGTCGCGCATTATCGACGTGATCCAGCCCTCGGTTCATCTGGTGCCGCTCGATAGCGCGGTTCGCATTGAGGTGCTGCCGCGCGAGCCGGTGGTCTTTCCGGCGCAGGAGTAG
- a CDS encoding C4-type zinc ribbon domain-containing protein, whose amino-acid sequence MRVQLFTQIQQVDQQLTNLARERDAVLDEFRERDRLRDLRNTRRDLASKLKEERGHSSDLQWELDDVELRLRTLDEQERDGPSDPLVARELVILRERAAQLEEHVLAQLERIAELERQLSEVEHQVEQAAVAWNEREALLQTQLDRLGHDLEALQTQRQSIAGQLPDGALDLYDDLQRRHRGTALAPIRNRQCSACRARLPAAVFDLLSTPDPLVRCPRCGRVLYIEAEASE is encoded by the coding sequence ATGCGCGTACAACTGTTTACTCAGATTCAACAGGTCGATCAGCAACTCACCAATCTTGCACGTGAGCGCGATGCAGTGCTGGACGAGTTTCGCGAGCGCGATCGTCTCCGCGATCTACGCAATACGCGCCGCGACCTGGCGAGTAAGCTCAAGGAAGAGCGCGGCCACAGCAGCGATCTACAATGGGAGCTTGACGATGTTGAGCTGCGCCTGCGCACTCTCGACGAGCAGGAGCGCGACGGGCCGAGCGATCCGCTGGTTGCGCGTGAGCTGGTGATCCTCCGCGAGCGGGCCGCGCAGCTCGAAGAGCATGTGCTGGCACAGCTTGAGCGCATCGCAGAGCTGGAGCGTCAGCTTAGCGAGGTGGAGCATCAGGTGGAGCAGGCGGCTGTCGCATGGAATGAGCGAGAGGCGCTGCTGCAAACACAGCTCGATCGCCTTGGACACGACCTTGAAGCGCTCCAGACTCAGCGCCAGAGTATCGCGGGCCAGCTTCCCGACGGCGCGCTCGATCTGTATGACGATCTCCAGCGCCGCCATCGCGGCACCGCGCTCGCGCCGATTCGCAACCGGCAGTGTAGCGCCTGCCGGGCACGGCTGCCCGCCGCCGTCTTCGATCTGCTGAGCACTCCCGATCCGCTGGTCCGCTGCCCGCGCTGTGGCCGAGTCCTATACATCGAGGCCGAAGCATCCGAGTAA
- a CDS encoding prohibitin family protein, which yields MVSLFVLGIAALIALVALGLVFSAWRTIEPGYVGIVFDKASRKVTNTLDPGWVFINPFTQSITKYPVGVQTIVMVQTEQEGEVRGDDSVKIGSREGQTMNADVSVQYSVLSEEAANLYRTWAGAPIEVIRDNLVRQVTRSALNDIASQYGWEEIYGEKRIEYTQKVSEELRRRFAEKYVKFESLNLRGFHLPQNLQNALDQKIAAQQAAEQQSFALKQAQIKAQQDQVAAEGQANALRAQAQGEADATRIRAEAQAQANRLLSQSLTSDLIRYQQLQRWDGKLPVFSGGGATPLIDATSIISDTAGAGQ from the coding sequence ATGGTGAGCTTGTTCGTGCTGGGTATCGCGGCGCTGATCGCGCTGGTGGCGCTGGGGCTGGTCTTCTCCGCGTGGCGCACGATCGAGCCGGGCTACGTCGGCATCGTCTTCGACAAGGCCAGCCGCAAAGTGACCAACACGCTCGATCCGGGCTGGGTCTTTATCAATCCGTTCACTCAGAGCATCACCAAGTATCCGGTCGGCGTGCAGACGATCGTGATGGTGCAGACGGAGCAGGAGGGCGAGGTCAGAGGCGACGATAGCGTCAAGATCGGCAGCCGCGAAGGCCAGACCATGAACGCGGATGTCAGCGTCCAGTACTCGGTGCTGAGCGAAGAGGCGGCCAATCTGTATCGCACCTGGGCGGGCGCGCCGATCGAGGTGATCCGCGATAACCTGGTGCGTCAGGTGACGCGCTCGGCGCTCAACGACATCGCCTCGCAGTACGGCTGGGAGGAGATCTACGGCGAGAAGCGCATCGAGTATACCCAGAAGGTTTCCGAGGAGCTGCGGCGGCGCTTTGCGGAAAAATACGTCAAGTTCGAGTCGCTGAACCTGCGCGGCTTCCACCTGCCGCAGAACTTGCAGAACGCGCTCGATCAGAAGATCGCGGCGCAGCAGGCGGCGGAGCAGCAATCCTTCGCGCTCAAGCAGGCGCAGATCAAGGCTCAGCAGGATCAGGTGGCGGCGGAGGGCCAGGCCAATGCGCTGCGCGCGCAGGCGCAGGGCGAGGCCGACGCTACGCGCATTCGAGCAGAGGCCCAGGCTCAGGCCAATCGCCTGCTCTCGCAAAGCCTGACATCGGATCTGATCCGCTACCAGCAGCTCCAGAGATGGGACGGTAAGCTGCCGGTCTTCAGCGGCGGCGGCGCGACGCCCTTGATCGACGCTACCAGCATCATCAGCGATACGGCAGGTGCCGGTCAGTAG